From a single Fusarium fujikuroi IMI 58289 draft genome, chromosome FFUJ_chr03 genomic region:
- a CDS encoding related to Tip elongation protein 1 — protein MPSATTTTSAVPHRPTTPKLRPRSSSRAIRRPNSAASTPNLKTAYASHSRVAPPPLPRKGSLAQLTQGSLASIPDVSESYAVDTVLSDSSQNMMPPTTPGRSQAVNVALGDIVDVPGGMHGVVRFVGPVQGKKGVFAGVELDQDFASRGKNDGDVDGISYFTTTIPGAGIFLPAAKALPRRDSIPPFPMTPGAMGGLRAGNQNSLNYASPTPGLPKFSASVGPGARAPSPQQKLAPRTSLPRPDSPVRRMQMTPGPRPSMTTPAKTPTRYGSPTQSRFAQSVRGTSGDPSKRPQRMDRKPSHGPRSASALGSISGLDDDPAPLGIQRTGTNGSSGSVSSFAMKIRPASRINVNDEELDRLRSQIEDRDRQLKEQSATLADMESSLVELQGLMEQADMPTVQRNSWDNKDTAQLRQLLREKNDKIAMLTAEFDAHRADFRSTIDTLELASTETERVYEKRIEELMADVRELESRNLDVDSVATQLKQLEELVQELEEGLEDARRGEAEARGEVEFLRGEVERTRTELRREREKSSSAPPANGDHTVSSKELEQKDDEIRGLKAIIHSLSRDSIPGEPKPPAPRPGSLMAEDVVANKIARDNLERQVAELQSLLEKKNSREDELEKELESIRQNGTAANRSSFRDSRDTIVMAQAMENRPVENPKRSSTATHKRVSTLDTMPESDDYSNATETSTLWCEICETNGHDILTCTNMFGPDGAKTNGESKAIKKASREELKPHTPTGDDAPAPLTPFRLKNAGPASPAVKIMPNPMESGPVAGKESGIMDPEKWCALCERDGHDSVDCPFEDAF, from the exons ATGCCTTCTgctacaacaacaacatctgCGGTTCCTCATAGACCAACGACTCCAAAACTCCGTCCCAGGAGCTCCTCACGCGCTATCCGAAGACCGAACAGTGCTGCATCAACCCCTAACCTCAAGACCGCATACGCTTCGCATTCGCGCGTCGCGCCGCCGCCTCTACCGCGCAAAGGTTCCCTGGCCCAGCTCACACAAGGGTCCCTCGCCAGCATCCCCGATGTTTCTGAGAGCTACGCCGTTGATACTGTCCTGAGCGACTCCTCACAAAACATGATGCCTCCTACGACGCCCGGTCGCTCACAGGCTGTGAACGTTGCACTTGGTGATATTGTTGATGTCCCTGGTGGAATGCATGGCGTTGTTCGTTTCGTTGGTCCTGTGCAAGGTAAGAAGGGAGTTTTTGCTGGAGTCGAGCTCGACCAAGACTTTGCTAGCCGAGGCAAAAATGATGGCGATGTGGACGG CATATCATACTTCACAACAACGATCCCTGGCGCCGGTATCTTCTTACCAGCCGCCAAGGCCCTTCCTCGTCGCGATTCGATTCCGCCCTTCCCCATGACACCAGGCGCGATGGGTGGACTTCGGGCTGGCAACCAAAACTCACTCAACTACGCTTCCCCAACACCTGGTCTTCCCAAGTTCAGTGCTTCTGTTGGACCCGGTGCCCGGGCTCCCAGTCCTCAGCAAAAGCTGGCACCCAGAACTTCCCTTCCCCGGCCCGACTCTCCTGTACGCCGGATGCAGATGACGCCTGGCCCAAGACCATCCATGACAACACCAGCCAAAACTCCCACCAGATATGGGAGCCCAACGCAGTCACGCTTCGCTCAGAGCGTCCGCGGTACATCAGGTGATCCGAGCAAGAGACCCCAGAGGATGGACCGGAAGCCAAGTCATGGGCCGCGAAGTGCTTCAGCCTTGGGGTCGATATCaggccttgatgatgatcccGCACCTTTGGGAATCCAGCGAACCGGTACTAACGGAAGCTCCGGGTCGGTCTCGTCGTTCGCCATGAAGATTCGGCCTGCGTCGCGCATCAATGTTAATGATGAGGAACTCGATCGACTGCGATCACAGATTGAAGATCGTGATCGGCAACTAAAGGAGCAATCCGCTACATTAGCCGACATGGAGAGTAGCCTAGTTGAACTGCAAGGTCTCATGGAGCAAGCAGACATGCCGACAGTGCAACGAAACAGCTGGGACAACAAGGACACCGCGCAGCTGCGCCAACTGCTGAGAGAAAAGAACGACAAGATAGCCATGCTCACAGCAGAATTTGACGCTCATCGAGCTGACTTCCGGAGCACTATCGACACTCTGGAGCTTGCCAGCACCGAAACGGAGCGCGTGTACGAGAAACGGATAGAGGAGCTGATGGCCGATGTTCGAGAACTCGAGTCACGTAATCTAGACGTCGATTCTGTCGCGACCCAACTAAAGCAACTGGAAGAACTGGTCCAAGAACTCGAGGAAGGTTTAGAGGATGCTCGTCGGGGTGAAGCAGAAGCTCGAGGGGAAGTTGAGTTCTTGCGAGGGGAGGTTGAGCGAACAAGGACGGAATTGCGTCGCGAGCGTGAAAAATCATCGTCAGCTCCTCCAGCAAATGGCGATCATACAGTATCTTCCAAAGAGCTTGAGCAAAAGGACGATGAGATTAGAGGCCTCAAAGCCATCATTCATTCCCTCAGCCGAGACTCTATTCCTGGGGAGCCCAAACCCCCTGCACCAAGGCCTGGCTCATTGATGGCCGAAGATGTTGTGGCGAATAAGATCGCGCGCGACAATCTCGAGCGACAAGTTGCTGAGCTCCAATCTCTCcttgaaaagaaaaacagcCGCGAGGACGAACTCGAGAAGGAACTTGAATCAATCCGTCAGAACGGTACAGCGGCCAACAGGTCTTCTTTCAGAGACTCCCGAGACACTATCGTTATGGCTCAGGCAATGGAGAACCGACCAGTCGAGAACCCCAAGAGATCCAGCACTGCTACACATAAGCGGGTCAGCACCCTCGACACAATGCCAGAGAGTGACGACTACTCCAATGCTACAGAGACTAGCACCCTCTGGTGTGAGATCTGTGAGACTAACGGTCACGATATCCTAACTTGCACCAACATGTTCGGTCCTGATGGTGCAAAGACCAACGGCGAGTCTaaggccatcaagaaggccaGCCGCGAGGAGCTTAAGCCGCATACCCCTACAGGTGATGATGCCCCTGCGCCTCTCACACCATTCAGACTCAAGAATGCCGGGCCTGCCTCTCCCGCAGTTAAGATCATGCCGAACCCCATGGAGTCAGGCCCCGTTGCTGGCAAGGAAAGTGGCATCATGGACCCCGAGAAGTGGTGTGCTCTATGTGAGCGTGACGGCCATGACAGCGTGGATTGCCCCTTCGAGGATGCCTTTTGA
- a CDS encoding probable YDJ1-mitochondrial and ER import protein: MVKETKYYDTLGVAPTATEQELKKAYKVGALKYHPDKNAHNPDAEEKFKEISHAYEILSDSQKRQIYDQYGEAGLEGGAGGGGMAAEDLFAQFFGGGGFGGMGGMFGGGGMNRGPPKARTIHHTHKVTLEDIYRGKISKLALQRSIICPKCEGLGGKEGAVKRCTGCDGHGMKTMMRQMGPMIQRFQTVCPDCNGEGEIIKEKDRCKQCNGKKTTVDRKVLHVHVDKGVRSGTKVEFRGEGDQAPGVQAGDVVFEIEQKPHARFTRRDDDLLYNCDIELVTALAGGTVYIEHLDDRWLAIDILPGEAISQDAVKMVRGQGMPSPRHHDFGNMYIKFNVKFPEKNWTEDPEVFETLRKVLPPATQNAPPGDAMSEPASLEDLDNTTQNRVFGNSDGMMDEDDEDGHPGGERVQCASQ; this comes from the exons ATGGTTAAGGAAACCAAGTATTACGATACCTTGGGT GTTGCCCCTACTGCTACTGAGCAGGAACTGAAGAAGGCTTACAAGGTCGGAGCCCTCAAGTACCACCCTG ACAAGAACGCACACAACCCCGATGCCgaagagaagttcaaggaaATCTCTCATGCCTACGAAATTCTCTCCGACTCTCAGAAGCGACAGATCTACGACCAGTATGGTGAGGCCGGCCTCGAGGGAGGTGCCGGCGGTGGTGGAATGGCCGCCGAGGACCTTTTTGCTCAGTTcttcggtggtggtggtttcgGTGGCATGGGCGGCATGTTTGGCGGCGGTGGTATGAACCGCGGCCCCCCCAAGGCCCGTACTATCCACCATACCCACAAGGTTACCTTGGAAGATATCTACCGAGGTAAGATCTCGAAGCTTGCTCTCCAACGGTCGATTATCTGCCCCAAGTGTGAGGGTCTCGGTGGCAAGGAGGGTGCTGTCAAGCGATGCACTGGCTGTGACGGCCATGGCATGAAGACAATGATGCGCCAAATGGGCCCCATGATCCAGCGCTTCCAGACTGTCTGCCCTGACTGTAACGGAGAGGGTGAgatcatcaaggagaaggatcgTTGCAAGCAGTGCAATGGAAAGAAGACCACCGTCGACCGCAAGGTCCTCCACGTTCACGTCGACAAGGGCGTTCGCAGCGGCACCAAGGTTGAGTTCCGAGGTGAGGGTGATCAAGCGCCTGGTGTCCAGGCTGGCGACGTCGTTTTCGAGATTGAGCAGAAGCCCCATGCCCGCTTCACTCGCCGGGATGACGACCTTCTATACAACTGCGACATTGAGCTTGTCACAGCTCTGGCTGGTGGCACAGTCTACATCGAGCACCTCGACGACCGATGGCTCGCCATTGATATTCTTCCTGGCGAGGCTATTTCTCAAG ACGCCGTCAAGATGGTTCGCGGCCAAGGTATGCCCTCTCCCAGGCATCACGACTTCGGCAACATGTACATCAAGTTCAACGTGAAGTTCCCCGAGAAGAACTGGACCGAAGATCCCGAAGTTTTCGAGACCCTCCGCAAGGTTCTCCCACCCGCCACGCAGAACGCACCTCCCGGTGACGCTATGTCCGAACCCGCCAGTCTCGAGGATTTGGATAACACGACCCAGAACAGAGTATTTGGCAACTCTGACGGTATGAtggacgaagacgacgaggatggccATCCCGGCGGTGAGCGTGTGCAGTGCGCCTCGCAGTAA